TCCAGTGCGAGGCCCCGGTATTTGTAAACCAGTTCTTCGCGCGGCAGCCGCCGCACGCGCCCGGTCGCTTCGACCACTTCGATTTCGAGCAAAATATCGGCGAACGTACCCCTGTCGGTCCCGGCGTTCATTCGCACGCCGCCGCCGATACTGCCCGGCACGCCGGCGATGAATTCCATGCCCGCCACGCCGTGGTCGACGCAGCGGCGACTGAAATCTTCCACGTCCAGGGCGCCGCCGACCGTCACATGCACTTCTTCGTCGCCAGCTTCCTCCACTCGGAAGTAATCGAGCGCGCCGCGCATCAAAATCGTCACACCGCGCAGCCCGCCGTCGAGGATCAGTAGATTCGATCCGGCGCCCACGACGCGAACCGGCTCGTTTTCCGCCTGGCAAATCTTGAACACGGCGGCGATTTCGTCGCTGCTTTGCGGCTGCACGAGGCAATCGGCCGGCCCGCCGACGCACCAGGTCGTCAGCGACGCCATCGGCACGTCGAAACGGCACCGCTCACCGAGCAGTTCCGTAAGTCTTTTCTGGGCGCGAATTCCGATCACTCGTGCCTCTCCTTCAATTTGGCCAACAAGCGCACCGCCAGCTTGTTGAGGTCGCCCGCGCCGAGGGTCAATACGAGATCGCCGGGCTGGACGGTATCGACCAGCGTTTGCAGCAGTTCTTCCTGGTTCGGGTAGTACTC
The DNA window shown above is from Candidatus Lernaella stagnicola and carries:
- the murB gene encoding UDP-N-acetylmuramate dehydrogenase, with product MIGIRAQKRLTELLGERCRFDVPMASLTTWCVGGPADCLVQPQSSDEIAAVFKICQAENEPVRVVGAGSNLLILDGGLRGVTILMRGALDYFRVEEAGDEEVHVTVGGALDVEDFSRRCVDHGVAGMEFIAGVPGSIGGGVRMNAGTDRGTFADILLEIEVVEATGRVRRLPREELVYKYRGLALDGPFVVTEAKLRGRRGDAETIGREVAAIIAKRRERQPWDCASCGSTFKNPEGGHAGKLIESTGLKGYRIGGAQVSEKHANFLINVGDATAEDLLQLIEHVRQTVFEKTGIWLEPEVKIWGERHASR